From Aedes albopictus strain Foshan chromosome 1, AalbF5, whole genome shotgun sequence, one genomic window encodes:
- the LOC115256820 gene encoding uncharacterized protein LOC115256820 has translation MDSSVAFTMEPYRRGASFADWFTRMTYFFRVNQIEDEDKMAYFIFMSGPVIFSELKLLFPVGNFEESSLDDVVEKLKNRLDRTDSDIVQRYKFATRVQNPSESTEDFILDLKLQAEVCGFGNYKQIAILDRLVAGIRDENLRQHLLSDDRLTLPKAEQIIVTWEVAQANTGTALQQHGGRPSSISAVIDGSNQQLGVAATRMAKINELAKKHNSRGETSSGRGPVKSNQETRQADRWQHRYRGGRPSDSGGSHRQDGRPNGYRRQWLRPDYSQMTCRFCGVKGHIRRKCFRLINMNREAVKLVDSAPMAPDVHISELLQRTSTKVEESNNSDSDVLETRSQWRTRSISEYIRRRQGPTALIKEQQHDNCKK, from the exons ATGGACAGCAGTGTAGCATTCACGATGGAGCCATACCGCAGAGGGGCATCGTTTGCCGATTGGTTTACCCGGATGACATATTTCTTCCGTGTGAACCAGATAGAAGATGAGGACAAAATGGCCTATTTTATCTTCATGAGCGGTCCAGTCATATTTTCCGAACTGAAGCTCCTATTTCCGgtgggaaattttgaagaatcatCGTTAGACGATGTAGTAGAGAAGCTAAAAAATCGTCTGGACAGAACCGACTCTGATATTGTCCAACGGTATAAGTTCGCTACCAGGGTGCAGAATCCTAGCGAAAGCACGGAAGATTTCATTCTTGACTTAAAACTCCAAGCAGAAGTTTGCGGTTTCGGAAATTACAAGCAAATTGCTATTCTTGATCGTCTCGTAGCAGGTATAAGGGACGAAAATCTAAGACAACATCTTCTTAGCGACGATAGGTTAACTTTGCCAAAAGCAGAACAAATTATCGTGACTTGGGAGGTAGCTCAGGCAAACACCGGCACCGCGCTTCAGCAACATGGTGGGCGCCCTAGCTCAATTTCAGCAGTGATCGATGGCTCTAACCAACAATTGGGAGTAGCAGCGACAAGAATGGCGAAAATTAATGAATTGGCGAAAAAGCACAACAGTCGTGGTGAAACCAGTAGCGGAAGAGGACCGGTCAAAAGTAATCAGGAAACCAGACAGGCGGACAGATGGCAGCACAGATACCGAGGAGGACGTCCCTCTGACTCGGGAGGTTCTCACCGACAGGATGGAAGACCAAATGGATATCGACGACAATGGCTGCGGCCGGATTACTCTCAAATGACATGCCGTTTCTGCGGGGTGAAAGGTCACATCCGGAGGAAGTGTTTCAGGTTAATAAACATGAATCGGGAGGCGGTTAAGCTAGTTGATTCGGCACCGATGGCCCCGGATGTACACATTTCCGAGCTGTTGCAGAGAACGAGTACTAAGGTCGAAGAGTCGAACAACAGTGATTCAG ATGTGTTGGAAACACGGTCGCAATGGCGCACAAGAAGCATATCAGAGTATATAAGGCGAAGACAAGGGCCCACCGCTTTGATTAAGGAGCAGCAACACGACAATTGTAAGAAGTAA